CCACCGCAGCGAAGAAGGAATGTGAGGACATATGGCCGCTCACTACGGCAAAGCCGCAAGACCCCATTTGTGAGCTCTTCAAATTCGGACGCCTTAGTCGCGGAGACGGCACCAAAGCCCATGTCTTTGTCGTCACCCCCACGGAAGCCTGAGGCTATGGCAACTATTGAGCATGGAGGTGACCATGGACTGGTGGCACGGAAAGGGACACCCGACGAGGGTGAAGCGAAGAAAGGGTCGCGGCCTAAGAGGGCGCCTCGAAGCGTTTACGCAGATCTCCCACCACCAATGACCACACGCTCACGTCGAAGCGAGGCGAGTCCTGTGACCCCTATGGCTAATCGCCCCATTGCCCAGGTGCCGCCGActtcctcgagcttgagcatTCTCTCTACGACACCACAACGGTCAGCCAAGACAACACCTGGAACTCAAGACTCGCCCAGCTCTAAGCGGGAAGAGTCGGTGAGCCTCCCGTCACCAGCCGGCGGTCGAGGCTTGCGTAAGCGGGCGCCAAGGGCAGAAACCAAGTCAGAGTCacctccagcagcaacgAGAGCAACGAGGATGGCCAAGCGACTTCCACGTCTTGACTCGGAGTCCACTGATGAGCTGCATTACTCACCGGCCGCAAGTGTCTTGGAAAGGAGCCTGATACACACGAAATCTAGCAGATCTTTCAGGCAAAGCCTGGCTCCAGTACACCGGACTTGTAAGCTATTCGAGGGCATGGTATTTGCCATCTCCTTTCAGAACCAGGTCAAGCAACAGGAACGAACCAAGCTGGAGACAAAGATCACGCAGGCGGGCGGAACAATCCTCGCTGAAGGATTCCAAGACATGTTTGAGCATTCGTCAATCATGAACACCACCAGCCTCGTGatcgatgaggaagacgcgTTGAAGCTCACCAAAGCAGGATGTGAGAGCGGGTTTACAGCACTCATCGCAGACAGTCACTCACGCAAGGCCAAGTACATGCAAGCTTTGGCGCTGGGGCTCCCCTGCTTGGCTCATCAGTGGATCACGGCTTGTCTGAACAAAGGAGCGATTGTGGACTGGGAGCCTTACATCCTTTGTGCAGGAGCATCCGCTGTACTTGGCAATGCGATTCGGTCGAGAACTCTGGCGCCGTACTCTGCAGTTGATGCGAAACTCGCTGAAGTCATTGACCAGCGTCCGCGTCTTCTCGACGGACAACGGGTGCTTGTCGTGGTAGACTCGAAGAAGTCTCGCAACGATGCCAAAGAGCCGTACATATTCTTAGCGACGGTACTGGGCCCGTCCATCTCGCGTGTCTTTTCGACACAGCAGGCGCGCGACTTGTTGCAGGAGCACGAACAAGCAGGGAATCCATTCGACTGGCTGTATATTGATAAGGGCACAGGGACAGTCGAGGCGGTTCTAGGGCCTACAGAAGTGGCGGGTAACAAGAGGCGCAGAAAGTCGTCGCAAGTTCCACTGAGGGTTGGAAACATGCGAGTTCTAGATGATGAACTTGTGATTCAGAGCCTGATTCTTGGACGTATAGTGGAGGTGGACGAAATGTATAGTTGAGAGGTCGTCTCAGGGGGCGTTGAAAGGCCATTGCTATTGTTACTGTTATTTGGGAAGTCAGGCCTGCGTATAGACTACATTGGATTGGCGTTGTAGGAAAAGAGGGGACAAGGGCACTCCCTGGCGTTGAAGCAGTTATTTTTGTTTCGTCAAGGTTGACGGGCTCTATACATTCTTTGGATTTCTGTCTCGGTAACAGGGTGTACCTGAGATCGCCTCACGACATGTATAACAATGTCCAGCCATGAGCATAGCAAGTCTTCGCTATTATATCTAAGATGCGAGAAATCACTTTGACCATCCTCTTTTAAGATCGACGGTGGCCGCTTCAGGGCCCGAGCCAACATTGGGGATCCGGGGAACGAAGAATTTCCTTTCTCGGACAACCGCATGACAAGGGCAGAAGCTCATGATACAAAGAGCAAAGCTCGAGCCGCAACTAAACCAGTTTCAACATGTAGCTCGATGAAATCTGGGGCAAAAGAGTCTGGGGAAGTGACCAGATCTTCCCCGCAATCTCGTTCCCCGGATGGACGCATGCCCCAGGTTTCGTCTGATGCATAGGTAGGTTGATAGGATCTGGGCTGCCAAGCACTCAGGCGGTCGAGTCATGGCTACAAATACTGCAGCTGGCCCTTTCTACTTCGTTCTTTTCCAGCAAGAGACTTGACTGATCAGAACCTACTACAACCCACACGCCATGGCCGACGCTGAAAAGGTCAACACTATGGCTCGCCAGTCCTTTACTGAAGATGCCGGCGAGTCCAAGGAGGttcccatcaacaccatgccCGCCATATTGAGCAATCTCAGCGACGACGAGTATAAAACAGTTGGACGACGGGCtctgttgaagatggacatgGTCATCATGCCCACCCTCATGGTCATGTACATCCTCAACTACCTCGACAGAAACAACATTGCATCGGCCAAGTTAGCGGGAATCATGGAAGACTTGGACCTCAGCGATACCGAGTTCCAGAGCTGCGTGTCGATCCTGTTTGTCGGTTACAGTAAGTCGAAAACCAAGTCACCAATGTCCAGCTGTTTGTTTACACATCTAGTCCTCATGCAGATCCCCTCCAACATGATGCTCGGTAGACTCAAGCTCCCAGGCGTCTATATTTGCCTAGCCATGGCCGTCTGGGGCATCATCTCTGCTGCGCAGACCGTTGTCAGAAGCTTTGCAGGCCTCGCCGTGGCGcgcttcttcatcggctttgtcgaggccgtcttcttcccCGGCGTGCTGTTCTACCTGTCCATCTTTTACAACCGAAAGCAGTACGCCTTTCGCATGGCGCTGTTCTACTCTGGCTCACAGCTTGGTAATGCTTTTGGTGGATTGCTAGCCATTGCtatcctcgagctcgacggACGCTTTGGGCTCCAGGGGTGGCGGTGGCTCTTCTTGGTAGAAGGAGTCGTGACAGTCGGTCTGGCTCTTGTCTTTGCCTTTATCCTCCCCAACTCACCCTATGGCGTCAAGAGCCTGAGCGAAGTTGAACGAGCTTGGATAAAGTACAACTACGAAGAAGACCAGGGACAAGGCGATGACCGATCTGAGATGACGGCGTGGCAAGGtctcaagctcgccatccaGGACCCCAAGACGTGGCTTCTGCTGGCGACTTTATACTGCATTTTTGTCAGTGCCGGCGTCACAAACTTCTTCCCTCCCGTGGTGGCCACACTTGGATACTCGCGAACAATCACGTTTGTCCTTACAGCGCCCCCCTTTGTTCTATGCTGCTTGACCATGCTAGTCAACGGCTTCCACTCGGACCACAAACAAGAGCGATACTTTCACATTGTTGGGCCTCTTTGTGTTACTCTAGTCGCCAACATCATTGCTGTCTCTACTCTCAACGTCGCGGCGCGATACAcagccatgatgctgatgccAGCGTCCTTTTACGCCGGCTCAACAGTTCTCCTCTCGTGGATAACAGGAACTCTCAACCAGCCCGTCGCGAAGCGAGCCTCTGCTAtcgctctcatcatctcggtATGCAACACACCCAACGTTTGGACGCCGTATTTGTACAATGGTGCGCCGAGATACCTAGCAGCATTTGCGGTCAACCTCGCTGCTGCGGCGGGGGCAATTGTAGTGGCGACGATTGTGAGGATGTATCTTAAGAAGCAGAATTGGAAGCTTGAGAATGGGAGGGATACGGGCAAGAGTGGTCCAACTGAGGTTCAGAAGGCGAATGGGTTTAGATATATGCTCTGATGAATGTTGATTGAGGGGTTCAGGGGTAGATGAGACGGTTTCTTAGGGATGCGAGGATACAAGAACCAGCTATCTACCGGATTGACTCTTGTCATCAAAAACAAGAGTACAAGCCTTGTATATGTATAATCCACAATGCAGGATAACATCTCCCGGTTATAGATGGCCTTACCTTACAAGCTGAATCTACCCCACAGCGTCCCCCGCACTCAGTCTGTGGGGTATCCTTGGGGGTCACCGAGCTTCACCCCTACCCATGCTTAGAAAACGAGCTCCCTTGATTTGttctctctccttcatcttcctgTCTTGTCGCCATGTCTCCCGTTGAGATCTCTTCCTTAACCGTCGTGCCGTACCATGGACCCAGTGAGAGCTCCAGGGCGAGAAAGAGACGGTTGACCCAGGGCTCGAGTGTGAGCAAGTCAGGAACTATCAGCAAGATCAGGAATGCCTGCAATTCGTGTCGAGAGTGAGTTGTTTGGGCTCTTGTCTCTTTCTTCACTGACATGGTCATAGGAAAAAGACACGATGCTCGGGCCATCGTCCGTGTATTCGCTGCCAGCAGAATGGTCAAGATTGCCAATACATGCCTACGGCTTCGACTCcacatcttcaagatgccagaGCTGCTGCATCGACAGAGACAAGTACCCTCCCGAACAGTACATTCTCTCCAACAGGGAACTATGTTTCCCCCCCTCAGCCAGCGACAGATTCCGCCCTGGAAGCTCCCCTTGACCTTAGCCCCAACAGCGACGACGTCCAAGGGGCCACACCAACAGCCCCCCTCCAGGAAGATCAATACGGCCATCTCCACGGGGGAGCATCTGAGTTTGCTTTCCTTCACTTTGCAAGACAAAAACTGTCGAGTCTACCGTCCATGTCCATCGACTTTTGCGACTACCCCTTGGCTGGCTCTGGATCGCTACCTCATGTTTTGCCCCCAAAGCCCATCGCCGACGAGCTGATACGGAACTACTTTGACTTTGGGCTGTCAACTTCGAGGTTCGTGCACCGGCCAAGTTTTCAGGAGAGTTATGAGCAGTTGTATGGCGTGGGTTCTAGGGGAGAGTTGAAGCAGGGGACGTTGGCGCTTATTTACATGGTCATGGCACTTGGGTCTCATTACTCAAGTACCAACAACATGTGGTGCGGTTATTCGGCAAGGTGAGTCGGCTTGAGTATTCGAAATGTGTAACTAATCCCATACAGTGTCCAATTCTacgacatggccaacgaACAGCTCCAAAAGGAATCAAGCAGGATAACATTCGCCTCCTTGCAAGCCAGGCTTCTAGTCACGCATTATCTTCTCAATCACTCCCGGATGCACGAAGCTTGGTCAACATTTGGCATTGTAGTAAGGCAGGCTCAAGCGCTCGGTATTCATCGACGTTCCCCCAGACCTCCAAGCGACCACAGGCTCGGCGAGTACCGAAAACGGCTCTTTTGGGTCATATATATCAACGACCGCATTCTGGGCAGCATATTTGGTCGTCCCTGCGCGATCCACGATGATGACATTGATCAGGAAGAATGTACCATGGCCAACGATGAGGATATTACTGTGTCAGAGTGCAAAACCGTATCGGACGGAACCTtttgctctgctgctgcattGATACACTACGCCCGAATCGCACGCATCCTGGGTAGAATCCTTGGCGAGTTTTACAGACCAGCCATCAAGAACCAGACAATCTCGCAGCTGTTTGAAGCAGCAGCCGAGTTTGACAGGCTCTTGAATGAGTGGCAAGACTCCCTCCCAGCTTATCTCAACTACGTGGTCCTCCCACCATCGGCCCTCTCAGTCATGACACAGCGACAGATGTGCACCCTGAAACTGGCATTCGCCCACGCGAGCCTCTTGCTGTACCGCCCTTTTATCCTCTATTCGATGCAGACGACTTTCAGAAGGCCGTCATACCCGGAGGATTGGGTCAAGAGATGCCACGACAAGTCGATTGCAGCGGCCAACATGGTCGTTTCCGAGTGCAAGTACCTCTACCAGCGGGGTCTCTTCACTCGGGCATTCTGGCTGGTCAATTACCTCCAGTTTGCTGCCATCGGCACGCTCTACATGTACTCCCATCTCTTGCCGGGTGCATCCCATGTTCGTGaggtggccgaggaggcgaggGCGCAGTTCCCCGTGGGTGTGGAAGGGGATCTAGTTGGACAGCGGTACGTCGAGATGTTGGATGGATTAAGCAAGGCAACTTCGAGTCCCACAGAGCAGGGCGTTGATATTGGTGATGTTGTAGATTTTGACATGTCGAATGTGGACTTGACGGGGCCATGGTCGAATCTGTTCTTTGATCCAGGCGTGTTTGGGGACTTTGCTGGGAATGATGCAATGGCAGGGTAGACAATGACAACCTCGAATACTCTATTTGATAGACGAGTCTGCATTCAtccatgttgatggatgggggTCTCCGGGGCTCAACTTGGGATTGCCTAAAAGAGTAATCGAGGTCTTCCCCGAGAGGTTACCTCTTTGATCGATTCTTCCCCGCCCCAGAGTGCGGAGACGTTGATACCCCACGATCGGGGGACCTCTGGATAATGTTGACTTCCAAGATGGGAATTGATCAAATAGTACAGGATGCGAAGGGGGAAGAGAATCATGTATTTAAGGAGTCTAAAACTTTGCAAGATCCGAGACTAGATTCATCATACAACACAAGTCCTACATTAGCAACAATCGAAAGTCATCACCACAGTCCACTTGTCCAGCATCAATCATCATGGCGACAGCACTGCCTCCTAATGGCCCCCTGAATCTTGATGCTAGTCTGCAGGGGCCTCACTTTCAGAAGCAAGAGACCAAAGACTCCAACGCTCCTACACTCTATGGCAATGACGGCGAGATTGAGGATGCTAGACTCCTCACGCCTTGCTCTCCCGACACCCCTATTGAGGAACTGAGAAGACGGTATTGGCATGATGGTGTGCTCTGGGTAAGTCCATGCCTGCGAACTTGCGACGATACTAACATTTCTCGCCAGGTTAAGGGCCTCCTCGATCCCGACCTCGTCAACGACTTCCGCGCCGCATACCTCTCCATGATGGACGACGGCACAAACATGCTAAAACCCGGCACCAATCCCCGCGACGGCATCTTCAACCCGGACACAAACTGGCGCGACTTCACCCTCCCCGGCGCCCTCCGCGTCGCAGCCGGCCTCCCTGATACGGGGCCATTCGTCGAGAATGCCATTCGTTCACACCACTGGAGCCGATACCAAGAGTTCAAGGATACTATCGGGAGACGCATCGAACCGTTCATTGGCAATATGCTTGGGTTTGAAGAGTCGTGGTGTTTACCTAGGTCGTTGCTAAGATGTGCTGTGCCAGGTGGTGAGATTACGCCTGTGCACTATGATCAGATCTTTCTCAGGGCTGGACCGCCCACGAGTGTCACAGCATGGGTCCCTATTGGAGATGTCGAAGTCGAGGGCGGTGGGCTTATCTATCTTGATCGTGCGCATGACATTGGCGTCAAGTACGAGGAGGACTTTTCCAAGATGAACGCTGACTTGTCTGACGAAGAGAGGATGTCGGCGTTTAATAAGAACATGGAAAAGGGAGGATGGCTTGATAAGAACGCATCAAGGTTTGGTAACCAATGGTCCCGGGCATGGCTCGTTGCAAGTAACCTCTCACTTGCTCTCTCTCAGCACTTCACTAACAAATCACAGGGCGCATACGAAGCCGGCGACGTGGTATTCCACACACCATACACGATCCACGCCGGCGCAAAGAACAGGTCCCCCAAGGGCCGGGTGCGTGTCTCTACCGATCTACGGTTCGTGGACAAGACTAAACCTTACGACGAGCGTTGGACGTTCCTTGCATACTCGGAGAATGATCCCAATGTGGCACGGAAGACGGCACTGAGGAAACAGGCTTGAGCTGCAGATTAGAATATGCTTGTGTAGCATAACAATAACTATATTTGAGCTTGTATAAGCTTTCTAGGTGAGGGTGAAACGGGAATGCATGGCAACAGTAACATCAAGGAACAGTAACAACAAGTGAAACATGGGCATACCAAAGTTTATCGTTATAGCATGATTGCGGAGCTTTTCCTCTCGCGTTTGACCTTTCCTCCGTTCCGCACCGCTTATAAAGCCCGAGCTGGCTCTCTTCTGCAAGCGGCGGCGCTTGGACAAAAGCCCTGCTCGGGACTCGGAACCGCTAGCAACACGTCCCGCGCGGCAGTTTAGATAGCTCCGACAGCGATGGACATGACGTCGATCACTTTCCTACAAGCGCACGGTAGTATGTACCCTCCCCCCCTCAAGGTTGTAATCGGAGGGACGGAGTGTTGTAGCGTGACAACGCATTGCTTCGTCATGGTCCGCCAAGaggcggtgatggtgataACTCAGCTTATGGCATGCTCTCACAATCTGATTACAAGAGTTGATGGTCTCGGCAATAAAAGAAAGGATGTGTGGTAAGACCGAGAGATCGTGGCAGGGCTGGTATGCAACGGGCTCTACGGTAATTACACTCAGGATATACGGGAGCAAAAACTGGAGCTTCACGATCTCTTCAAAGCATCTCCATTAAAATCCACATGGCAAATTCCGTTTGATCGGCGTTTCTGTAGACGCCGAGCACGCGAAGACGGGGAGAACGACACATCTTAActttgtttttttcttgctCTGTTTTGTCAGGGACCATTTTGTGGGCTTTTCCAAGACCTGCCCGGAAGGCCCGGAGGTCGGGGGTCGGGGTGTACAAGACGGCGTCTGATATGTTCCCGGGGTGGCATCAAGTCCGCGACCCCGCTGAccgaggcagcagcagcagcttcttgttTGTGAATCGGCAGCCGCGGAACTGATATAGCGGGTCAcgataataaaaatcttatGCATTGGGGGCCTTGTTAAGGAGCTGTCACAGGAGAATGTCCCCCGCGTCTTCTCTCTGTACATCGTCAGATGATGTGGTAGAGACAACACCATATCAGGTTCATGTCGACGTCACCATTCTTTTTTGGCTTTGGGGCCGAAACATGGCAAGATTTCCCATTGCGGGCAGGGATAGTTCCTCTCTTGTAGTACAGAATTCAAGTCTCAGACAAAACAAGCGGTCGAAGTTTTACTCTTCTTTATCCAGCCACCGCCAAAAAGTCCATGATGCCGTGCCGCCGCTTGCAGCCCAACGTCTAGGCGCCTGCAGCCACAACGCGAGAGCACTGAAAGTGCACCATCAGTGATCACGCCCCCTGTAACATGTCCTCTGATAGGGTACCGGAGCTTGACCACCCCACCCCGGCTTGTTCCCTATCCCCATGCATGTTCCCTGCCTTGGACAGGGATAGTGCCGAGTGGTGTAAGTGGTCGTGTGCTTGGCTTGTCTTGTGCTGTAGATGCTCGGGCAGGTAACCCATCTCGAACCTTGTGCCAAGTGCCTCCAGAGGCCGAGACACCCGGACGAGACTGActtgtctccttctcccccaTTCATCTCTCTTCTTAATGATCCTCCGCGGGCGGCGAGAACTTGCTGACCCACTTGCCCTGGTTTCACCCCAGTCTCCAAGGTCCCTTTCCCCCCCTCTACAGCTACAGCTCTTAATCCTCCGCTATCAAAACCCGCCGGCGGGCCAGCTTATTTGTTGTTTTGTCGTTGACACCCATATCTGTAATAATTCTTCCATTCTATCTCTAattatctctctctctctcttgttcCATTCCCTTTAGCGACATATCGGGTCTTGTCCAAGGTGTTAAGGTCTTGAATCGAACCCTCCCTCATCGTGACAACATCGTATAAGCCGCCCATCATCGATCCCAACTTTGACGCTCTCCCATACCGTACCAATACCCCCCGCCGTCATGGGAGTCGGTTCGTTCCTCGAGCCACTCATAGTGGTAACCCTCCTCTTCGGGGGCGCCTACTTCAACCGCAACAAGGACTACAGGTTCAGACTCACAAAGTCTAGCTGGCCCAAGGACGCCGGTCGCAAGCGCTCCGATGACTTTCAGAAGCGAGACTCGACCGATAGCCTCATGAGCGGCTGGAGCGGTTCGCGCTCTCCCAGCATCGACCCCGACGAGCAGCCGACACTTCGCCGCCGCAAGCTCCAAGTATTTGGCTTCAAGCGCATCGTGTCGACACCGAATACACTCGTCTTTGAGGACCGTCTGCTGAGCCGTGTCCTGAAAAAGTTTCCCTTCCTCGCCGAAGCCTGGTACTGGTTCCTCATCTACTTTGTGTACCAAGTCGGTCGCGCCATCACAGCCTTGACACTCGTCGAGGGCACCGTCAATGTTGCCCGAAAGCACGCCCTGCAGCTCATCCACCTCGAGCAAAGCCTACACATATTCTGGGAGGTGGATATCCAGAAGTGGTTCCTCGCGCGCCCTGCTATCCTCCACTGGATCAACCGCATCTACTCTTTCATCCATATCCCCGGtaccatcttcttcctggTTATGCTGTACTACTTCACCACCACTCGCAAGCGCCGTGTCAGTGCCCGTGCCGACAATGTTGCAGCTGGTCCTGCTCTCTATGAGGCTCGTCGACGTACTATGGCCATGTGCAACCTCATtgccttcatcatcttcaccagcTGGCCTTGTATGCCTCCTCGCCTGCTGAGCGATCCTGACTACAAGGGGTCTGATgctgccgaggccaagagcttTGGTTTCGTGGATTCGGTTCACAGTGGCACTGGTGAGAGCAGTGTATGGACCACTAACAAATTCTGCAACCAGTATGGTGAGTTATGACCCCGGATTTATGCCGTTGATCTAGAGTTACTAACAGTACTCAGCTGCTATGCCCTCGCTGCATTTCGGTTActccctcctcatcggcctcACCATCGCCACCATCCCCATCACTGGCCTCCGTCCCAACTCGTGGAAGAGGATCGCCATTGTCGTCATGGGCATGTCATATCCCGCCCTGATTTTGACCGCCATCGTCGCGACCGCCAACCACTTCATCCTCGATGCTGTAGCTGGCGCTATTGTCTGCGGAATCGCCTGGAACTGCAACGGCTTCCTGCTCAACTTTTGCATCCTTGAGGATTATTTCCTTTGGCATCTTCGAATCCACAAGCCCGTCAACTACACCGACCCTGAAACGGCTGTTGAGTCAGAGTTCCAAGCCGGTCTATTGGCCCAGGATGTTTGAGCGTTCAAGAATCAAACCAAGAACGAGCCCATGCCTTGTTTTCACAGAAGCCACTTCTCATTGATTTTCACGGTTCAGAGAGCTGTGCATATTTTGATTCTCTTTCACATCGGGCTCTGGCACGAGTCCTGTTTTACTACGCACGGAGTTCAATAAACGCAAGGACGCCTCGGGAATGGCGAAAAAGGCCTTGCTCGGCGACAACGGCGTATCAATATTCGGAGTCTGTCGATAATTCCTGCAACGCCGTAGATGGGTGATAGACGAGCTCACGGCGAACATGTTTACATACCACACGACTTATTGAATATAGCTAGTATCCTAGTTTACACGAAATAATAATAACCCCATAAGGGGACAAGTTCACTTCTTGATTCTAGTTTCTAGTGACGTCTGGACGAAATGTGGAGTTGTCAGCTTTTACCGTCGATCGACCATGGGTAAATAGCCTATTGACAGCCTGACAGGGCTGACAGGAAACGGCTGACAAGGGCCATTGGAACTACCCAACAACTAGGGCGACGCAAAGGAAATAGTTCATGCAAGATAGACTTTCAACTATGGGACTACTGTATGTGTTGAGTACTTTTCAGATATCAGGTTCCCAATCTGCAAAACTCTGTTTGACAGCTCTCGGTATTCTTGAACTAGCCTAGGAACCAGACGAACAACCCTAGTTCCTCGTTAAAAGAACCCAATCTAGATAAACCACTTGGTAAGCATAACAGCTCAGTCGCGTTGACGTGGAAGCAT
This genomic interval from Fusarium keratoplasticum isolate Fu6.1 chromosome 9, whole genome shotgun sequence contains the following:
- a CDS encoding MFS domain-containing protein; translation: MADAEKVNTMARQSFTEDAGESKEVPINTMPAILSNLSDDEYKTVGRRALLKMDMVIMPTLMVMYILNYLDRNNIASAKLAGIMEDLDLSDTEFQSCVSILFVGYILMQIPSNMMLGRLKLPGVYICLAMAVWGIISAAQTVVRSFAGLAVARFFIGFVEAVFFPGVLFYLSIFYNRKQYAFRMALFYSGSQLGNAFGGLLAIAILELDGRFGLQGWRWLFLVEGVVTVGLALVFAFILPNSPYGVKSLSEVERAWIKYNYEEDQGQGDDRSEMTAWQGLKLAIQDPKTWLLLATLYCIFVSAGVTNFFPPVVATLGYSRTITFVLTAPPFVLCCLTMLVNGFHSDHKQERYFHIVGPLCVTLVANIIAVSTLNVAARYTAMMLMPASFYAGSTVLLSWITGTLNQPVAKRASAIALIISVCNTPNVWTPYLYNGAPRYLAAFAVNLAAAAGAIVVATIVRMYLKKQNWKLENGRDTGKSGPTEVQKANGFRYML
- a CDS encoding PAP2-3 domain-containing protein, which gives rise to MGVGSFLEPLIVVTLLFGGAYFNRNKDYRFRLTKSSWPKDAGRKRSDDFQKRDSTDSLMSGWSGSRSPSIDPDEQPTLRRRKLQVFGFKRIVSTPNTLVFEDRLLSRVLKKFPFLAEAWYWFLIYFVYQVGRAITALTLVEGTVNVARKHALQLIHLEQSLHIFWEVDIQKWFLARPAILHWINRIYSFIHIPGTIFFLVMLYYFTTTRKRRVSARADNVAAGPALYEARRRTMAMCNLIAFIIFTSWPCMPPRLLSDPDYKGSDAAEAKSFGFVDSVHSGTGESSVWTTNKFCNQYAAMPSLHFGYSLLIGLTIATIPITGLRPNSWKRIAIVVMGMSYPALILTAIVATANHFILDAVAGAIVCGIAWNCNGFLLNFCILEDYFLWHLRIHKPVNYTDPETAVESEFQAGLLAQDV